The DNA sequence GATTCTCCAAATAAAGTCATTTACCTCTCAAGTAGTGGACGCAGTCAATAATagagtaaattttgaaaaaattacaattGTGGCCCCTAGGATTGGACGCGGcaatactaaaataaaattgaaaaaattaaaactgtACCCCCATAAGCTAATATCGATCTTCCTCCATAAGTTAATATCGGTCTGTTTGACGAGAATCGAGATACGCAACAGCCTCTTTTCCTCTCTAAGTTGTAACCCTAATTTTCTAGCGAGGCGGCTAAACTCTAAAGTAAAATGTTTGTGCATGAGATTGTTTATTTTGGGGTtaaatctcaaattggtcactaaaGTGAAGGCTATATTTCACTTTAGTGACTCGACTTATCGGGGACTCAGATGTATCACTATAGTAACGAATTATTACAGAAACGTTAGTTTGACCCGTTGACCTGACGGAAACCGTCTTAAAACTAACGTCTGTTTCTAATTTAAAAAGGTGGCATCTACGTGGAGTCCAAGTCagttaaaacataaaaacaGATAGATATATACGGTACATACTCAAGAAAGGCGCTGATGATACGGCGAAGTGATTGTCTGTTTCTGTACATTCTACATTCTGTTTCTAGCAGTGCccttcattttttataaataaaatagtaactttaataattcaattattCGTAAAAATTGTCATGCACGAAAAATTCATAattgtgaaaaaaataaaattttaataatctataATTTATGTGATGTATATGAAATATATGGTtagatatttcaaatttttaaataaataaaatactagtTCAAAGAAATTTCTCCGACATGTCCCAAGCTTCTCGTTTTCTCTAATCTTGtactttaaaatttaagatctaaatataaaaagatcaattaattcaaaaacacttttatttttatataaatttaagaattaATTATTCAGACATAATCTatacaattttattaaataaatttagatataaatttttaatatatatatatgattttattaaaaaataataataatcctCCATGTTTTCTAAATTATCTGTAAATCTACCCATTATTatgttaaacaaaatatatagtcaaatatatgattttttccGATCAAATATTATGTGtagtaacttttattttatatccGGAAGCTGGAACCGTTATTGAGTTATCGGGTGACCATGCCTGCTGAATTTTCAAAtccaagaaaatcataaataaaaatataaataagataaaCCGACACATAAATTTAATCTTAATTTGTGTTTTCAGAAAAATGGTCaaatataaagaataattaAGTATATGTAATTGTTTAcgttatttgatataaaattaatttacaaacaaatactaaattataaatttaaaaaaaaatctacatAAGTTAAATTTTGATGCCTATAAACGTTAAATTCTtattagatatttatatatttttttatacaaaaattaaaaaattgaagataaataaacaaacaaacaatttatttaatcaaattaagtactatataaaatacaaatatatatttttattaataagaaaatatatttttattattcatataagtagatttttttttcttcgtcCATGAATTATATATTGGATTTGGTATCAGAAATCGGAAGAATGGAGATAGAAGATGATATACACACACAAGGAAGTAACTGTTGTTTGTCGCCACGTAGGACAGTCCAACAGTCATAATCTTATATGTTCAAGTCATGTATGCCACGTTTTGCATTCCGTCTgtacaattaaaaaaattaacatttttGTAATAATCTGTTACTATAGTGGTGCATGTGAGTCCCCGATAAGTCGAGTCACTAAAGTGAGATATAGCCCTCACTTTAGTGACCAAGTTGAGATTTAACCCGTTTATTTTGTGAGTGTATGAGGCTAAGTCTTTTGACCTTTtgactattttatattttttggtcaTACCGTACAAGTATGGATATACAATTTACttgaatacaaaatttatatttgttaaaaaaataatatattaaattttaaatgatatatatatatatatatatatatattttgtgtatGGGTCTATTCCACTACAAACCAAGTTAGCATACAAACCTAAAATCACTAAATACACTCCCATATTTGCTATGAGCACTCCATAATTGCTAACCGCactccattttttttattttttttattttctggaGGACCCACTGTTGACGTGTCAGGTGCCGCCACTTGATGACGTGTCAGCGTGACGACccccagtgctgacgtggcagggtGACGTGgacccagtgctgacgtggcaggggTAGAAAATGTAAGTTTTGGAACATTGATGGCAAAACCAAGGGGATATTattagtttttaaaagtttgaggagatattttatcattttgaaactaattttaatatttttatgctaaatatgatttgtatttgaacaagtgcctatatatatatttaaatattttctgtATCTCGTCTCAACACGACTTCTCGGTCGTGTATTTCGTGTttgtgtattttcgtgtcgtgtacttaaaatgcaaacacaaacactaaattttcgtCTCACGTGAAAATTTGTCTGAGTCTTAGTCACGCATAGTCCTGCGCCAGCCCACTATTGGTAAACCGCTACAGTACCGAACAACACATAGTGTGATCCCGGCAATCATCATTACGAGGTAGTCAAGCCcctacataaaaataaaaataaaaattacccaACACACGTTACACGTAAGCGAATTCTAACTCAAAAAAACTACCACCCTCAACAAATACATAAACTAAGAGTCTTGGCTCTCTTATACCCATCCTTGTAAGCAGCCCGATCACTGATTAACACGTGGGAGGCGCTTTACGGAACACACCCAGTGTTGTTTTGCAGATTAACAAAACAACCTCAACCTAACCTAAGTGAAAAAAAAACCTACCAGCCACGACGAGGAAAGCAATTATCAAATAACAACAGTGAAAAATGGATACAAGACAAGAAAATGTTATAAAGAGTTGCAAGCTAACAATCCAAATATCATATCGCAGTACTTAAAAACACATCCATTAAATACATAATCCCTGCATAACTCAAAATATGGCAGTCAAACGAGCTTCGCCAAGAACATGTCCACCTATTGCCTCCAGCACCTTGTCTTTCGTCAcctacaaaataatattataatattaattagacACTAATTAGTTTACAAATCCCTTTTAATTAAtgattctttttaaaattctccaagaaaaaattaaacattACAACAATATTCACCTTGTTTCCAAGACGAAGCTCATCATCCAAAGCATAGAGCTTAAACTCGAAGCGGTGGCCCGGAGACGGAACCTTCGGGCCACCCCACCCCGGAACCTTGAGATCATTATTTCCCTCCTTAATATTAACATAATCACCACCCTTCTCCTCCTCCTTGCCGGAAAATCCTTCCGGCAAGCCCTTCAACGTAGGCGGTATATTCACCACCACCCAACACGTCCATGGCACCATCGGGCCACTGGGGTCAGGTGCATCGATATCTTCAACAATCAGAGCCAACGTCTTGGTCTCGGCCGGCACGTTGTACCATTCCACCGGCGGAGATATATTTTTCTTGGCGCCTTGGCCGTCGCCGGTGTACTTTCTGGGGAGTCGTCCTTCATGGTCTATGCCGGAAGATGCTAGCCGGAACTCATCGCTTGCATTAGCCATTTGCAATGTTGTGGTGTTTTTTTCTTGTGACAAATGTTTGGTTCGGACACTGAAGTTATGTACCGGGCTTATTGAGCGGATAGGATGACACGTGTTGGAAGAGGGAGTTGTGGTGCATGAAATAGTGACACGTAGGGTGTACGTGGAGGGACTGGAAAAGTGTAGAATAAAGGCGCGATAGGtgtaattgttttttattttactagTCTGCTATTCTTTctatccctctcattttttttacgttactttttatCACGTTGTTTcacatttattttaagtataatttcataatatatttttaatatttttttactctgtataaaagtttgatatttaaatttttattcaaaaaatgaaaattttgaaaaaagttataaaactatactttatagaagtCTCAAAATTCGTGCAAACAGCGAACGTAAACTAGTTAGAAGGACGGAGGGAGAACTTTGCTTGACGTAACGGAACTTGATTACTACTGGCTAGTCCTCGATGAGATGAGACccatattttgaaacaaatggaGGTAAGCCGCGTATTATCGGACTCGACGCGAGTCTatctattttgaaataaattggGTTGAACAAGTTTTTCGGCCGAAAGAAAATTGAAACTAACATTCTTTTACACTAGAGTTCCTTGTGGCTAtctataaaaaacaaaaactcaTTTATATTTCGAAAGCTTTGGTAAAAAGTAAAAGGGGAAAAAGAGATATTAAAAGAACGGACAAGTAAAACATTTTCAAACTTTAAAGCTGGAAAAGTAGTTTTCAAATTTCAACACAGAAACAAGGCGTTAAATAGGAGTTCAAAGAAATATaatccctccattccaaaataaaaatacgtattttgaggtgcataaaaaacatatttctaaatattatttttcaaattttctttttttaataaaaatagggatgttaaatttttattcagaaaaaaaaattcaaatataatgtataaaagcatgtttttttacaccttaaactacgtgcacaaaatcaaagcaactattattttggaatggagggagtacacGTCAAAAATTGAACTTCgtaaagaaaatttaatttaagCACCAGGCTATTTTGGGTTGGAAAACACGGCATAGTTAAGTTACTTCCACAGAGCATTCAGATTTAAGCACTTGGTAATACTACATAGTATCAACATTTTCATGTACCATTGAAGAACTAGTACACAGTACCACCAGAAGATACACAATCTATTTGCCAAAAATTGAGACCAAGACAATAACAGACATTAAATCTTCTCATTCTTGAGCACCTCCGTTTGTGACATCCATGGGCTCTTCTGCTGCACCCTCAACTTTGTCTTTCTTCCCTGTAAAAAAATGCAAGAATCAGaatttttaacaaagttatCCATTGACAATTTGCTGACTTTAAAAAAGTATCAAGTTCTGAAATATAAATGCGAGTTTacctttctttttcttcccaccaccttttttctttgttttcgtCCCCAGAGCTAACCAT is a window from the Daucus carota subsp. sativus chromosome 8, DH1 v3.0, whole genome shotgun sequence genome containing:
- the LOC108198833 gene encoding uncharacterized protein LOC108198833, which gives rise to MANASDEFRLASSGIDHEGRLPRKYTGDGQGAKKNISPPVEWYNVPAETKTLALIVEDIDAPDPSGPMVPWTCWVVVNIPPTLKGLPEGFSGKEEEKGGDYVNIKEGNNDLKVPGWGGPKVPSPGHRFEFKLYALDDELRLGNKVTKDKVLEAIGGHVLGEARLTAIF